A DNA window from Loxodonta africana isolate mLoxAfr1 chromosome 7, mLoxAfr1.hap2, whole genome shotgun sequence contains the following coding sequences:
- the LOC111749225 gene encoding olfactory receptor 8K3-like, which yields MDKHNLTVLNEFILLGITDRPELQAPLFRLFLIIYVISVVGNLGIIILTKMDSKLQTPMYFFLRHLAITDLGYSTTVGPKMLANFVVDENTISYYFCATQLAFFIMFITSEFFILSAMSYDRYVAICNPLCYTVIMSRRMCWVLVTISYLYSTFVSLLVTVKIFNLSFCGHNIIRHFYCDSLPLLSLLCSDTHEIKLVILILSVFDLISSLLIVLVSYTLITVSIIKLNSAEGRHKAFSTCGSHLTVVVVFYGTLIFMYLQPKSNHSFDTDKVASIFYTLVIPMLNPLIYSLRNRDVKYALHRALGRLCNIFSQCSL from the coding sequence atggataaacacaatctaacagtgctgaatgagttcattcttttgggaatCACAGACCGCCCAGAGCTGCAGGCGCCATTGTTCAGGCTGTTTCTCATCATCTACGTGATCTCAGTGGTGGGCAACTTGGGCATCATCATTCTCACCAAGATGGACTCCAAGCTACaaacacccatgtacttttttctcagacacctggctatcactgatcttgGTTACTCAACAACTGTGGGACCCAAAATGTTGGCAAATTTTGTTGTGGATGAAAATACAATATCCTACTATTTTTGTGCTACACAGCTAGCTTTCTTTATTATGTTTATAACTagtgaattttttattctgtcagcaatgtcctatgaccgctatgtggctatCTGTAACCCTCTGTGCTACACAGTCATCATGTCACGAAGGATGTGTTGGGTGCTGGTGACAATCTCCTATCTCTATAGCACATTTGTTTCTCTCCTGGTCACcgtaaagatttttaatttatccttctgtggccacaatatcatcaggcatttctactgtgacaGCCTCCCCTTATTATCTTTGCTCTGCTCAGACACACATGAAATCAAATTGGTCATTCTCATCTTATCTGTTTTTGATCTGATTTCATCCCTTCTAATAGTTCTTGTTTCTTACACACTCATAACCGTATCCATTATCAAACTGAACTCAGCTGAGGGCaggcacaaggccttctccacctgtggatcccacctgactgtggtggtagtgttctatgggactttaatctttatgtatctGCAGCCCAAGTCCAATCATTCCTTTGACACTGATAAAGTGGCTTCTATATTTTACACCCTGGTaatccccatgttgaatcccttgatctaCAGTTTGAGGAATAGAGATGTAAAATATGCCTTACATAGGGCTTTAGGGCGATTATGCAATATATTTTCTCAATGTTCACTGTAA
- the LOC135232098 gene encoding olfactory receptor 8K3-like, whose product MDKHNLTVLNEFILTGITDRPELQAPLFALFLIIYMISMVGNLGIIILTKIDSTLQTPMYFFLRYMAVTDLGYSTTEGPKMLVYFFVDENTISYYFCATRLAFFVLFINSELFILSAMSYDHYVAICNLLLYTVIMSQRLCLVLVAILYIYCMFVSLLITIKIFNLSFCGYNVISHFYCDINPLLYLLCSSTREIQLVILILKKKNSHLSLY is encoded by the coding sequence ATGGACAAACACAATCTAACAGTGCTGAATGAATTCATTCTGACGGGAATCACAGACCGCCCAGAGCTGCAGGCTCCATTGTTCGCGCTGTTCCTTATCATCTACATGATCTCAATGGTGGGCAACTtgggcatcatcatcctcaccaagatAGACTCTACTCTACaaacacccatgtacttttttctcagatACATGGCTGTCACTGATCTTGGTTATTCAACAACTGAGGGACCTAAAATGCTAGTCTATTTTTTTGTGGATGAAAATACAatctcctattatttttgtgctaCACGGCTAGCTTTCTTTGTCTTGTTCATAAATAGTGAACTATTTATTCTGTCAGCAATGTCCTACGAtcactatgtggccatctgtaacctTCTTCTCTACACAGTCATCATGTCACAAAGGTTGTGCCTGGTGCTGGTGGCAATCCTCTATATTTATTGCATGTTTGTTTCACTTCTCATCACCATAAAGATTTTTAACTTATCCTTCTGTGGCTACAACGTAATCAGTCATTTCTACTGTGACATTAACCCCTTATTATATTTGCTCTGCTCAAGCACACGTGAAATTCAATTGGTCattctcatcttaaaaaaaaagaattctcatCTTAGCCTCTATTAA